The following proteins are encoded in a genomic region of Rhodopirellula islandica:
- a CDS encoding 3-keto-disaccharide hydrolase: MKMISRSMFVRLFLLSGILMAATGSAVSSDSTSTSTLGQEPPAGAVVLFDGSGFDAWKPFSWQWINPKDDQQEVQWKMVDSDAMEIAFELDGKRRKQFLCTKQTFGDYRLHLEFQLPEKGSGNSGIFFGPLYELQVLHSADKERPGLGDCGAIYQIRAPDVNAALGPGEWQTVDLEYQAAEIGKNGFMTENGAARVTVRLNGKLIHDDFKLSLRRNKYAAFPEEPTSPIVLQEHGSKVKFRNIWLVEKTDTKTK; this comes from the coding sequence ATGAAGATGATTTCAAGAAGCATGTTTGTTCGTTTGTTTCTGTTGAGCGGTATCCTCATGGCCGCAACTGGATCGGCGGTTTCCTCGGACAGCACCTCCACATCAACACTGGGACAAGAACCACCTGCGGGCGCCGTCGTGCTGTTCGACGGTTCGGGGTTTGATGCCTGGAAACCGTTCTCTTGGCAATGGATCAATCCCAAAGACGATCAACAGGAAGTGCAATGGAAAATGGTGGACAGCGATGCGATGGAAATCGCGTTTGAATTGGATGGCAAGCGACGCAAGCAGTTTCTTTGCACGAAGCAAACGTTCGGCGACTATCGATTGCACCTGGAGTTTCAATTGCCCGAGAAAGGCAGCGGGAACAGCGGAATCTTCTTCGGCCCGTTGTACGAGCTGCAAGTCCTCCACAGCGCCGACAAAGAACGCCCCGGCCTGGGTGACTGCGGCGCGATCTATCAAATCCGGGCCCCTGACGTGAACGCTGCACTCGGCCCCGGCGAGTGGCAAACGGTGGACCTGGAATACCAAGCCGCCGAGATCGGCAAGAACGGCTTCATGACGGAAAACGGTGCCGCGCGTGTCACCGTGCGGCTCAATGGAAAGTTGATTCACGATGACTTCAAATTGTCGCTGCGTCGCAACAAGTACGCCGCTTTCCCCGAGGAACCAACCTCGCCGATCGTGCTGCAGGAACATGGTTCCAAAGTGAAATTCCGAAACATCTGGCTGGTCGAAAAAACAGACACGAAGACGAAGTGA
- a CDS encoding beta-propeller domain-containing protein, which translates to MNHPHRLIALLCCVLGCSVAGNAAKAQDITHSFLACGQKTYLMGADGKASWTYPSASRDGYVLDDGTIILTLNKSKRHRGGAVVRIAPDGKETLIWKGTQSEVNSAHPTEDGTFVITEAGDQPRLLELSSTGEVILEFPLACQKKNHHMQTRMARKLSDGTYLVPHLLDFAVFHYDDKGKLLGKLDTTVPGDSEHKIHSWPFTAIRHGDGKTLVCCTNGNRVVDFDASGKVIWTLTNEDLPGAWLQDPCGAQVLPNGNVVITSYAGGRADVDAPKLMEVTRDKQVVWTYRDGQKVGVHHFQLLTTNGEKIAGPILK; encoded by the coding sequence ATGAACCATCCCCATCGATTGATCGCACTCCTGTGCTGCGTGCTCGGTTGCTCCGTCGCTGGCAACGCTGCCAAGGCTCAGGACATCACCCACAGCTTCCTTGCTTGCGGTCAAAAGACCTACCTGATGGGCGCCGACGGCAAGGCAAGTTGGACGTACCCATCCGCTTCACGCGATGGTTATGTGCTCGACGATGGCACGATCATTTTGACGTTGAACAAATCCAAACGTCACCGAGGTGGGGCAGTCGTCCGCATCGCTCCTGACGGGAAAGAAACCCTGATCTGGAAAGGCACCCAGAGCGAGGTCAACAGCGCTCATCCAACCGAGGATGGCACGTTTGTGATCACGGAAGCAGGCGACCAGCCCCGGTTGCTGGAACTCAGCTCCACCGGCGAAGTGATTTTGGAGTTCCCGCTGGCCTGCCAGAAGAAGAACCATCACATGCAGACTCGGATGGCTCGCAAGCTTTCCGATGGAACCTACCTGGTGCCTCACCTCTTGGACTTCGCCGTCTTTCACTACGACGACAAGGGCAAGCTTCTCGGCAAACTGGACACGACCGTGCCTGGCGATTCCGAGCACAAGATTCACTCGTGGCCTTTCACCGCGATCCGTCACGGTGACGGCAAAACCCTGGTCTGCTGCACGAACGGGAACCGAGTCGTTGACTTCGACGCCAGTGGCAAAGTCATCTGGACGTTGACCAACGAAGACCTTCCCGGTGCATGGTTGCAGGACCCCTGCGGGGCCCAAGTCTTACCCAATGGGAACGTCGTCATCACCAGCTACGCGGGCGGCCGAGCCGACGTGGACGCACCCAAACTCATGGAAGTGACACGAGACAAACAAGTCGTGTGGACCTACCGCGACGGCCAAAAGGTCGGCGTCCACCACTTCCAGCTTCTCACCACCAACGGGGAAAAAATCGCCGGCCCCATCCTCAAATGA
- the tnpA gene encoding IS200/IS605 family transposase yields MSTFTNLLFHLIYSTKYRKPAIRSEWQDELHGYMGGIVRDQKGTLLRIGGVDDHIHMLAKLSPTIAISDVLRTIKSNSSKWINERSDVHRKFEWQSGYAAFSVSESQAPAVADYIANQADHHRKKTFEDEFLSILKRHRIEYDPRYVFEREIIA; encoded by the coding sequence ATGTCGACGTTCACGAATCTGTTGTTCCATCTGATCTACAGCACGAAGTATCGCAAGCCTGCGATTCGGTCCGAATGGCAGGATGAACTGCATGGGTACATGGGCGGGATTGTCCGGGACCAGAAAGGGACGTTGCTGAGGATTGGCGGCGTCGACGATCACATTCACATGCTCGCGAAATTGAGCCCCACCATCGCCATCTCGGACGTGTTGCGCACGATCAAATCGAATTCGTCGAAATGGATCAACGAGCGATCGGACGTCCACCGAAAATTTGAATGGCAATCCGGGTACGCCGCGTTTTCCGTCAGTGAATCTCAAGCCCCAGCCGTCGCCGACTACATCGCGAATCAGGCGGACCATCATCGCAAGAAAACGTTCGAAGACGAGTTCCTCTCGATCTTGAAGCGGCACCGCATCGAATACGACCCACGGTATGTTTTCGAACGCGAAATCATCGCGTGA
- a CDS encoding metallophosphoesterase has translation MMNPVDLIGDIHGHATELKRLLISMGYERAGLGFRHPDRKVVFLGDFVDRGPEIAEVITIARAMVDAGDAFAVMGNHEYNAIAFHTSLPNKPNQWFREHSDQNRKQHQATLDQLSPGELKDAIAWFQTLPVTLERDGFRVVHAAWRDQPISVIDRALQSRGRFTPEFLAESERPGSELHAAIEEVLKGPELKLPAGHKIVDKAGHSRDTVRVKWYEPPNGRTYRDYHFGSDDVPDLAIDPVLLTGMTGYPAEAPPVFVGHYWLTGTPLPLAGNVACTDYSVAKGGKLVAYQWDGEPTLSADKFQWTENGCDAPSP, from the coding sequence ATGATGAATCCCGTCGACCTCATTGGTGACATTCACGGGCATGCCACGGAGTTGAAGCGACTGTTGATTTCGATGGGATACGAACGGGCTGGGCTTGGGTTTCGACATCCGGATCGAAAGGTTGTTTTTCTGGGGGACTTCGTCGATCGAGGACCGGAGATCGCTGAGGTAATCACGATCGCCCGGGCAATGGTGGACGCGGGCGATGCGTTCGCCGTGATGGGCAATCATGAGTACAACGCGATCGCGTTTCATACCTCGTTGCCCAACAAACCCAACCAGTGGTTTCGCGAACACTCCGACCAAAACCGGAAGCAACATCAGGCGACGTTGGACCAGTTATCGCCCGGCGAATTGAAGGATGCGATCGCTTGGTTTCAAACGCTTCCCGTGACATTGGAACGGGATGGGTTCCGAGTGGTCCATGCGGCTTGGCGGGACCAGCCAATCTCGGTGATCGACCGGGCTCTGCAATCACGGGGGCGTTTCACCCCAGAGTTCCTGGCCGAATCAGAGCGGCCGGGCAGCGAACTGCATGCGGCGATCGAGGAGGTGTTGAAGGGACCGGAACTGAAACTGCCGGCCGGGCACAAGATCGTGGACAAGGCTGGTCACTCGCGGGACACGGTGCGGGTGAAGTGGTACGAACCGCCGAACGGGAGAACTTACCGGGACTATCACTTTGGGTCCGATGACGTGCCGGATCTGGCGATTGACCCTGTGCTGCTAACAGGCATGACGGGCTACCCAGCGGAAGCCCCACCCGTGTTTGTGGGACACTACTGGCTGACGGGCACGCCATTGCCACTGGCCGGGAATGTGGCCTGCACGGATTACAGCGTCGCCAAAGGAGGCAAACTGGTCGCGTATCAGTGGGATGGCGAACCAACACTGTCAGCGGATAAGTTTCAGTGGACTGAAAATGGTTGTGATGCCCCCTCACCTTAA
- a CDS encoding NUDIX domain-containing protein, translating into MLDWIKVAGKLAYDRPTRERLLGYRPVVICLIQSLEREAFLFVQPAASREAWMPPQEGIEPNGSVERATSQCLDVELGISRKQMHFRRSVWLGRKAIPERQGSRDVEFSIRPMQGKAYYGSLCKVAEDTPITCNPAEVSAFEWMTLDQVRNRLSSNSDRKAELLRVLFDKLARIEL; encoded by the coding sequence ATGCTGGACTGGATCAAGGTGGCCGGGAAGCTGGCATATGACCGACCGACTCGCGAACGATTGCTGGGCTATCGGCCGGTTGTGATTTGCTTGATCCAATCGCTCGAGCGGGAGGCGTTCTTGTTCGTCCAGCCGGCCGCCAGTCGCGAGGCTTGGATGCCACCGCAAGAAGGGATTGAACCCAATGGTTCGGTGGAACGAGCCACGTCGCAGTGCTTGGACGTTGAACTGGGGATCAGCCGGAAACAAATGCATTTTCGTCGCTCCGTTTGGCTGGGGCGAAAGGCGATCCCGGAACGACAAGGCAGCCGCGATGTGGAGTTTTCGATTCGGCCGATGCAGGGCAAGGCTTACTACGGATCGCTCTGCAAGGTCGCCGAAGACACGCCGATCACCTGCAACCCGGCGGAGGTGTCGGCGTTTGAATGGATGACGTTGGACCAAGTTCGCAATCGGTTGTCATCCAATTCGGATCGCAAAGCGGAACTGTTGCGTGTGCTCTTTGACAAGCTCGCTCGAATAGAGCTGTGA
- a CDS encoding ABC transporter permease, with translation MFHLIALIQKEFLALLKDPRSRFVIIAPPIIQLLVFGYAATFDVTDVPLAVYNESSGEASRELVARFEGSGNFRRVATITEDRQIAPLVDSRQALVVLHIGRTFSRDIHRDGQGTIQIILDGRDSNTALITLGYARQIVQRFNAAWATEHGFSGAPAKLEVRSWYNPNLQSRWFIVPGIVGLLTLVVTLLVTALSVAREREQGTFDQLLVTPYRPWEILVGKATPGFIIGIAEATVIIVATILWFEVPFHGSLLTLYCGVVLFVLAVIGIGLMISSLAVTQQQALLGAFLFLVPAIILSGFSTPIANMPPLVQTLTYLDPLRYFMVVVRGTFLEGTPFHLLIDQFWPMALIAAVTLTSAGWLFRRRMN, from the coding sequence ATGTTCCACCTGATCGCATTGATTCAAAAGGAGTTCCTGGCTCTGCTGAAGGATCCCCGCAGTCGGTTCGTGATCATCGCCCCACCGATCATTCAGTTGTTGGTGTTCGGGTATGCGGCAACGTTCGATGTGACCGACGTGCCACTGGCGGTTTACAACGAGAGTTCCGGGGAGGCATCACGCGAATTGGTGGCCCGATTTGAAGGTTCCGGCAACTTTCGGCGAGTGGCCACGATCACGGAAGATCGCCAGATCGCTCCGTTGGTCGATAGCCGCCAAGCGTTGGTGGTGTTGCACATCGGACGCACCTTCAGTCGCGACATTCACCGAGATGGCCAGGGCACCATCCAAATCATTCTCGACGGGCGTGATTCCAACACGGCCCTGATCACGCTGGGGTACGCTCGGCAGATCGTCCAGCGGTTCAACGCGGCTTGGGCGACTGAGCACGGATTCAGCGGCGCACCCGCCAAACTGGAAGTGCGCTCGTGGTACAACCCGAATCTACAAAGTCGCTGGTTCATTGTGCCGGGCATCGTGGGGTTGTTGACGCTGGTTGTCACGTTGCTGGTCACCGCCCTCTCGGTGGCACGCGAGCGAGAGCAAGGCACGTTCGACCAGTTGTTGGTCACGCCCTATCGCCCCTGGGAAATTCTGGTTGGCAAAGCGACACCGGGATTCATCATCGGCATCGCCGAAGCCACCGTGATCATCGTGGCAACCATCCTGTGGTTCGAAGTTCCCTTTCACGGCAGCCTGTTGACGCTCTACTGCGGCGTCGTGCTGTTTGTGCTGGCCGTGATCGGCATCGGCCTGATGATCTCCTCGCTGGCTGTGACCCAACAACAAGCCTTGCTGGGCGCGTTCTTGTTTCTTGTTCCTGCGATCATCCTCTCGGGATTCTCAACCCCGATTGCGAACATGCCACCGTTGGTGCAAACGTTGACCTACCTCGACCCGCTGCGTTACTTCATGGTGGTGGTGCGGGGCACGTTCCTCGAAGGCACTCCATTCCATTTGTTGATCGATCAGTTCTGGCCGATGGCCCTGATCGCGGCCGTCACGCTGACCTCCGCCGGATGGCTGTTTCGTCGGCGGATGAATTAA
- a CDS encoding ABC transporter permease: MATRRGGSWMRLRGLVRKEFLQVWRDPSSLAIAFVLPVILLLMFGYGVSLDAEHVPIALVIERTTPDTTSFCAELEHSLYFSPVYLHGMPAARQAMMERRVDAILHLREDFSSKLRRPGGATMQLAVNGVDANTARIVEGYVTAVHGKWLEHRVTSQGATLVEPVALQQRIWFNANVRSRNYLVPGVIALVMTLIGSLLTAMLMAREWERGTMEAMMVTPVSMLEVLLGKILPYFVLGMGGLTLSVAMGVWLFDVPLRGSLWVLLMTSTLFLLTALGMGLFISTVTRVQFVAGQVAILTTFLPAFILSGFIFDIGSMPWPIQWLTHLIPARYYVTLLKTTFLAGDVWSVILPNSAALAIMAIVFLGLTVKLSPKRLH, translated from the coding sequence ATGGCAACTCGACGTGGCGGATCGTGGATGCGACTGCGGGGGCTCGTTCGGAAAGAGTTTTTGCAGGTCTGGCGAGATCCCAGTTCCCTGGCGATCGCGTTTGTGCTGCCGGTGATCTTGTTGCTGATGTTTGGCTACGGCGTTTCGCTGGATGCAGAACATGTGCCGATCGCGTTGGTGATTGAGCGAACGACGCCGGACACGACCAGCTTCTGCGCCGAGTTGGAGCACTCTCTGTACTTCAGCCCGGTTTATCTCCATGGGATGCCCGCGGCGCGGCAAGCGATGATGGAACGCCGTGTCGACGCGATCTTGCATCTGCGTGAAGACTTTTCTTCGAAGTTGCGACGGCCTGGCGGGGCCACCATGCAACTGGCGGTCAACGGTGTCGATGCGAACACCGCTCGAATCGTTGAGGGGTATGTCACCGCCGTGCACGGCAAATGGCTGGAACACCGCGTGACGTCGCAAGGGGCAACGTTGGTGGAACCGGTCGCGTTGCAGCAACGGATTTGGTTCAACGCCAATGTCCGCAGCCGAAACTACCTCGTCCCCGGTGTCATCGCTCTGGTGATGACGCTGATCGGTTCCTTGCTGACCGCGATGTTGATGGCCAGAGAATGGGAACGCGGCACGATGGAAGCCATGATGGTGACGCCGGTCTCCATGCTGGAAGTGCTGCTCGGAAAGATTCTGCCGTACTTCGTGCTCGGGATGGGCGGGCTGACGCTCTCGGTCGCGATGGGAGTGTGGCTGTTCGACGTGCCGCTGCGTGGTTCCCTGTGGGTTTTGCTGATGACTTCCACGCTGTTCTTGTTGACCGCTCTCGGTATGGGACTGTTCATTTCGACGGTGACGCGAGTCCAGTTTGTGGCGGGGCAAGTCGCGATCCTGACCACGTTTTTGCCCGCCTTCATTTTGTCGGGGTTCATCTTTGACATTGGCAGCATGCCTTGGCCGATCCAGTGGCTGACGCACCTGATCCCAGCCCGCTACTACGTCACTCTTTTGAAGACGACCTTTCTGGCTGGCGACGTTTGGAGCGTCATCCTGCCCAATTCGGCCGCGCTGGCAATCATGGCAATCGTCTTTCTCGGTCTGACGGTCAAGCTCTCTCCCAAGCGACTCCACTAG
- a CDS encoding amylo-alpha-1,6-glucosidase: MNEQQTNEALLSDGYDRAIALLRECSSEDGFLASPSLRDNYRRVWARDGVIMGLAALMTGDRELVGTLRHTLVTLAHHQGPQGEIPSNVDTAAGRVSYGGTTGRVDADLWFLIGCCQYWHATGDDDFLNDMLPVMERVRFLLGAWEFNNRGLLYVPQTGDWADEYIHHGYVLYDQLLYLQAQQDLCAVHRHLHESSDHVLEEKTTHLKHVIRDNYWFDDGNELPDDVYHEVLYRKGKAAACDHCANHHWMSFFSPQGYGYRFDSLANVLVSLLDVADDQQRARVDAFLIDEGVVPDDMSVMPAFYPVIQPVDEDWRDLQMSFSYTFKNQPHEYHNGGLWPMVTGFYVADLAARGKQDEARRYLLGIHRANALEMDGDPWSFPEYVHGQRFTAGGTRHQGWSAAGAVIGHHALEGTPLFRAGKS, from the coding sequence ATGAACGAGCAACAGACGAACGAAGCACTTCTCAGTGACGGTTACGACCGCGCGATCGCGTTGTTGCGCGAGTGCAGCAGCGAAGATGGGTTTCTGGCCAGTCCCTCGCTGCGTGACAATTACCGTCGAGTGTGGGCGCGGGACGGAGTGATCATGGGGCTTGCCGCCTTGATGACGGGGGACCGTGAGTTGGTGGGCACTTTGCGCCACACGTTGGTGACCTTGGCTCACCACCAGGGGCCGCAAGGTGAGATTCCGAGCAACGTGGACACCGCGGCAGGTCGTGTCAGCTATGGCGGTACAACGGGGCGGGTGGATGCGGACCTGTGGTTCCTCATCGGTTGTTGCCAATACTGGCACGCCACTGGCGATGACGACTTCCTCAACGACATGCTGCCGGTCATGGAACGCGTGCGATTCCTCCTCGGTGCCTGGGAATTCAATAACCGTGGGCTGTTGTACGTGCCTCAGACCGGCGATTGGGCGGACGAGTACATTCACCACGGCTATGTGCTCTACGATCAACTGCTTTACTTGCAAGCCCAGCAAGACCTGTGTGCGGTCCATCGTCATTTGCATGAATCGTCGGATCACGTCTTGGAAGAAAAAACGACTCACCTCAAACATGTGATTCGTGACAACTATTGGTTCGACGATGGGAACGAGCTTCCCGATGATGTGTACCACGAAGTGCTCTACCGCAAAGGCAAGGCCGCAGCCTGCGATCACTGTGCTAATCACCACTGGATGTCGTTTTTTTCACCGCAGGGATACGGTTACCGGTTTGACTCCTTGGCCAACGTGCTCGTTTCGTTGCTGGACGTGGCCGACGATCAGCAGCGTGCCCGCGTGGATGCGTTCCTCATCGATGAAGGCGTCGTTCCCGATGACATGTCAGTGATGCCCGCTTTTTATCCCGTGATCCAGCCGGTGGATGAGGACTGGCGTGATTTGCAGATGAGTTTCTCATACACGTTCAAGAATCAACCGCACGAGTATCACAACGGTGGTCTCTGGCCCATGGTCACGGGGTTTTATGTGGCCGACCTGGCGGCCCGAGGCAAGCAGGACGAGGCACGGAGGTATCTGCTGGGAATCCATCGAGCCAATGCCTTGGAAATGGATGGCGATCCGTGGAGTTTTCCCGAATATGTGCACGGTCAACGGTTCACCGCTGGAGGAACGCGTCACCAGGGCTGGAGTGCCGCGGGTGCCGTCATCGGTCATCACGCCCTGGAAGGCACGCCTCTATTCAGAGCGGGCAAATCATGA
- a CDS encoding ATP-binding cassette domain-containing protein — MSSEGLVVSSPNRGEVALHLNDVTKNFQAGKRTVTALRDLQFSVATGKITGLIGPDGAGKTTVMRLATGILQADRGTVTVLGLDAARQSLQVQATVGYMPQRFGLYEDLTVQENLDLYADLQGVPLDVRPTRFTELMHMTGLAPFTNRLAGKLSGGMKQKLGLACTLIHPPQLLLLDEPTVGVDPVSRRELWTIVERFVREEGTTVLLSTAYLDEAERCDEVIMLDEGQLLGQGPPTQFSEPLTGRAFQVQIPGRKNRDVQEQLAGQAGVTDAVIQGDSVRLIVEGNVDASVEKWFPNDPNASITAVPPRFEDGFIAMLHERRERSSAVEVPSKRPPLILLDPSGEKSKANVPEPLIKVQEVERQFGDFYAVKRVTFDVAPGEVFGLLGANGAGKTTLFRMLCGLLPATGGTLQVAGVDVRKAAATARAKIGYMSQKFSLYGTLSVADNLRFFSSAYGLRGSRRRERMEWATHEFELQAIADDNSGGLPLGYKQRLSLACALMHEPEILFLDEPTSGVDPLTRREFWHRINSLAASGVTVLVTTHFMEEAEYCDRMAIMMSGEILALGTPAEIKHQSANQSNPNPTMEEAFIQLIESPMSEISLGTAAAGSRS; from the coding sequence ATGAGCAGCGAAGGACTCGTTGTTTCGTCGCCCAACCGCGGCGAAGTCGCCTTGCATTTGAACGATGTGACAAAGAACTTCCAGGCGGGAAAGCGGACCGTCACAGCGCTGCGTGATTTGCAGTTCAGTGTCGCCACAGGAAAGATCACCGGACTGATTGGGCCCGATGGTGCCGGCAAAACCACAGTGATGCGACTGGCCACCGGGATTCTGCAGGCGGATCGTGGAACGGTCACCGTGCTGGGACTCGATGCTGCCCGGCAATCATTGCAGGTCCAAGCCACGGTGGGCTACATGCCACAGCGGTTCGGTCTGTACGAGGATTTAACGGTCCAGGAAAACTTGGATCTGTACGCCGATCTTCAAGGGGTTCCGCTCGACGTTCGACCGACGCGATTCACCGAGTTGATGCACATGACCGGTCTGGCCCCGTTCACCAACCGACTGGCGGGGAAATTGTCCGGCGGCATGAAGCAAAAACTCGGTTTGGCCTGCACGTTGATTCATCCACCGCAACTGCTCTTGTTGGATGAACCCACCGTCGGCGTCGATCCTGTCTCACGGCGAGAACTTTGGACGATCGTCGAACGCTTCGTGCGTGAAGAGGGCACCACGGTGCTGCTCAGCACGGCCTACTTGGATGAAGCCGAACGTTGTGACGAAGTGATCATGCTGGACGAAGGGCAACTGCTGGGACAGGGACCGCCCACTCAGTTCAGCGAGCCTTTGACCGGGCGTGCCTTTCAAGTGCAAATCCCAGGTCGCAAAAACCGTGACGTCCAAGAGCAGTTGGCTGGCCAAGCAGGCGTGACCGACGCGGTGATCCAAGGTGACTCCGTCCGCTTGATTGTGGAAGGCAACGTGGATGCGTCCGTCGAAAAGTGGTTTCCCAATGATCCCAATGCATCCATCACCGCGGTGCCGCCACGATTTGAAGACGGTTTCATCGCGATGCTTCATGAACGCCGCGAACGTTCCTCGGCAGTCGAGGTTCCATCAAAGAGGCCTCCCCTCATTTTACTCGACCCATCCGGAGAGAAGTCGAAGGCGAATGTCCCTGAGCCGCTGATCAAGGTTCAGGAAGTCGAGCGTCAGTTCGGCGATTTCTATGCGGTCAAGCGAGTGACGTTTGATGTCGCGCCCGGCGAAGTCTTTGGCTTGCTGGGCGCCAATGGTGCCGGCAAGACGACGTTGTTCCGGATGCTTTGTGGCTTGCTCCCTGCCACGGGCGGAACCTTGCAAGTCGCAGGGGTCGACGTTCGCAAAGCCGCCGCGACCGCTCGTGCCAAGATCGGCTACATGTCTCAAAAGTTTTCGCTGTATGGCACGCTCAGTGTCGCTGACAACCTGCGATTCTTCAGCAGTGCTTACGGATTGCGTGGCAGTCGTCGACGGGAACGAATGGAATGGGCCACGCATGAGTTTGAGCTGCAGGCGATCGCGGACGACAACAGCGGCGGCCTGCCACTGGGCTACAAGCAACGCTTGTCGTTGGCTTGTGCGTTGATGCATGAACCCGAGATTCTGTTTCTGGATGAGCCAACGTCCGGCGTTGATCCGCTGACCCGGCGAGAGTTTTGGCATCGCATCAATTCGCTGGCCGCATCCGGTGTCACGGTGTTGGTCACGACGCACTTCATGGAAGAAGCCGAGTACTGCGACCGCATGGCCATCATGATGTCGGGCGAAATCCTAGCACTGGGCACTCCCGCCGAAATCAAACATCAATCAGCGAACCAGTCCAATCCCAATCCGACCATGGAAGAGGCCTTCATTCAGTTGATTGAATCTCCAATGAGCGAGATTTCACTTGGAACCGCCGCAGCAGGATCACGATCATGA
- a CDS encoding efflux RND transporter periplasmic adaptor subunit yields MPKLIRSILFAGVLSGIAAGYWYWRSGQDHQGTSELVLYGNVEVRQVELAINGSERIAELKVEEGDRVTTGQLLAKLNTERLEHVVARAQAIVDAQKQVVARLEAGSRKEEIAKALADVEEAQATAVDKERTIARLRKLLKSNAASQQEVDDALAEYNSIQASIRSLQAVADLVLAGPREEDIAEAKATLKRYEAELAQAEHDLDDASLYAPSVGVIQTRILEVGDMASPLKPVFTMALNDPLWVRAYVSESDLGKIAEGMTATVVTDSFPDKGYPGWIGFISPSAEFTPKPVETSELRTKLVYQVRVFVKNPDNELRLGMPATVKIPLNQTVDEANEVEPDGTSIVTRP; encoded by the coding sequence ATGCCAAAACTCATTCGTTCCATCCTCTTCGCCGGTGTGCTCAGTGGCATTGCAGCAGGCTATTGGTACTGGCGTTCTGGGCAGGATCATCAGGGGACCAGCGAACTCGTTCTGTACGGCAACGTTGAAGTTCGCCAAGTGGAGTTGGCAATCAACGGGAGCGAGCGAATCGCGGAACTGAAGGTCGAAGAGGGCGACCGTGTCACCACCGGTCAGTTGCTGGCCAAGTTGAACACCGAGCGACTGGAGCATGTCGTTGCTCGCGCCCAGGCCATCGTCGACGCGCAGAAGCAGGTCGTCGCCCGACTCGAAGCGGGGTCGCGAAAGGAAGAAATTGCCAAGGCGCTTGCGGATGTCGAGGAAGCCCAGGCAACCGCGGTCGACAAAGAACGCACCATCGCACGGCTTCGCAAACTTCTGAAATCCAACGCGGCCTCGCAACAAGAAGTCGACGATGCCCTGGCGGAATACAATTCGATCCAAGCCAGCATCCGATCGCTGCAAGCGGTGGCGGACTTGGTCCTCGCTGGTCCTCGAGAGGAGGACATCGCCGAAGCCAAGGCGACGCTCAAACGCTATGAAGCGGAACTGGCACAGGCAGAACATGATTTGGATGATGCGTCGCTATACGCGCCGTCTGTCGGTGTTATCCAGACCCGAATCCTGGAAGTGGGCGACATGGCATCACCGCTGAAACCGGTCTTCACGATGGCACTCAACGATCCCCTTTGGGTGCGAGCCTATGTATCGGAGTCCGACCTGGGCAAGATTGCCGAAGGCATGACCGCCACCGTTGTCACGGACAGCTTTCCAGACAAAGGTTACCCGGGATGGATCGGGTTCATCTCACCGTCAGCCGAGTTCACCCCCAAGCCCGTCGAAACGAGTGAACTGCGGACCAAGTTGGTCTATCAAGTTCGTGTCTTCGTCAAAAATCCCGACAATGAATTGCGGCTGGGGATGCCTGCGACGGTCAAGATCCCGCTCAACCAAACGGTCGACGAAGCCAACGAAGTGGAGCCCGATGGCACGAGCATTGTGACGCGACCATGA
- a CDS encoding BlaI/MecI/CopY family transcriptional regulator: MARSSSATPTAVELQILRVLWEHGACGVGVIHEHLSRERGTNYSTTMKMLSVMLGKGLVKRDETQRPHLYRAAWSRERMGKGLLKDLATKVFEGSVSSLVLNALSNSKARQSDIEEIRQILTEMENRSDE, translated from the coding sequence ATGGCCCGCTCTTCCAGTGCTACCCCTACCGCTGTTGAACTGCAAATTTTGCGGGTGCTGTGGGAACACGGTGCCTGCGGTGTGGGTGTGATTCACGAGCACCTGTCTCGTGAACGAGGCACCAACTACTCGACCACCATGAAAATGTTGTCGGTCATGTTGGGCAAAGGCCTGGTCAAGCGAGACGAAACGCAACGTCCCCATTTGTATCGAGCGGCTTGGAGCCGCGAGCGAATGGGCAAGGGCTTGCTAAAAGATTTGGCGACCAAGGTGTTTGAAGGATCCGTGTCGAGCTTGGTTCTCAACGCACTTTCGAACAGCAAGGCAAGGCAAAGCGACATCGAAGAGATCCGTCAGATCCTCACTGAAATGGAGAATCGCAGCGATGAATAG